The following DNA comes from Chitinophaga nivalis.
TCCTGAAGCTCAAAACTGAACTTATTTTCTATAAAAGCCAGTAGTGAAAGCCATTTTAACACTTCTTCAATTTCTTCTCTTTGTAATCCAGATTTTTTTTCATGTTGAAATCCACCACCTTTTATTGCATCGTGTCTTGTAAACAAAGTATCAGAAACATTGAAATAAAAACGACTCTTGGTTTTGGGTAACTCAGGATAATATTCATACGTGAGAATAAACATGCTTAACAGAAGCGGATTCTTCAAAAAAACAACTATTTCCGAACTCTTTATTTCCTCGATGTTAGTTTTTATTTTATCAAGAAGGGTAGCATCGTGAAAATTCTTCCGCTGAACATCAATAAAACTAATAATAGAATCATTACTGAGTGGTTCAATATTATATGTAATAAATCTTGGGATCGATTCAACATTTGCCTCTGGTCTTGAACTGATTATAAAATTATTATTGTGATATCTATCAATAAACGAGTTAATTTCACTGGTTATTATACTTTTCTTTCTATAATCAAGCTCATCATAACCATCTAACAAAAAAATAAATTTCCCTTCTTGAAGAAGTCTTTCCATTATCTTATCATTAGGTGATATTTTATTTTCTAAAATAATCTTAAATATATAATCTTGAAACCCTTCATTAATAAATGAGAAATTCCTGAATTCAATAAATATGGGAATACGTAAGAAATTACTATATGCATTTAAGAAAAAAAATCTCATTAGCATTGTTTTCCCACAGCCCGCCCCTCCGGTAATTGACAAATATTTATTATTGATTATTAAAGCACCAATATCATCCTGTATACCCCCGAATAATTTTCTTGCAGATAATTGCAGAGGGAAATAAATATCAAAAAAGTAAATTGGTCTATCTCTAAATAAAAATGTTTTAGTAAAAAGATATTTCTGCAAGTGGGATTCTAAATATTTTTTTATTCCAGATTCAAAAAAAGAGGAAACTTCCGCTTCGGTAAATTTATAAAATCTGGTCAACTCAGTGGTTATATCCTTTATTAAAGCCACACTTGATGTTATAATTGATATTTCCATATGTTCATTCTTTTTACACAATTCTGAGAACAAGTAAGCATTTATTATACAATATAGAACCAGATAGGCCTTTCATTTTAATCTATTTGTAACCTCTGTAAATATAATATTTTCTTATCCTATTACAAGGTCGTTGAAAATATTATTCTGTTACTTCTCTTATAAAACAACTCCTCCCTTTTCTCCGTCATCTCACCCCTCCCTCCAAAAAAAACTATTTGCCATCCCAATAAGATTTTCTATAATTGCAACAATGTTTCAAAAATCAACACTCCGCAAATCCTTCCCTTTTCATAAACAATCCGATGCCATGGATTGCGGACCTACCTGCCTGAAAATGATCGCCGCCTACTACGGCAAAGTCTTTTCACTGCAGCACCTGCGGAACATCAGCAAGCTGACACGCCAGGGCGTGACCTTTGCCGACCTCATTGCCACCGCAGAGATATTAGGATTCAAAACATTGTCCGCTGCGTTGCCGCTGGAAGTACTGGCCACCAAAGCCCCACTCCCCTGCATCCTGCACTGGGAGCAACAACATTTCGTGGTATTATACCGCATCACCAACACCCACGCCTACCTCGCAGATCCTGCCCTGGGACGGCGCTCCAAAAAAACGCTGGCAGAGCTGACGGCCGGATGGGAACAGGAACCACACAGCGCTACCGGCCGGGCACTTTTTCTGGAGCCTACAGCCGCTTTTTACGAACAAACAGCGGCGCCGGGGAGTAACACCAGCCTGTGGTCTTTATTGCCCTATTTACGGCTGCATAAAGGCAAGGTGATGCCTGTAGCGGCAAGTTTGTTGCTGGCGGGATTTTTTTCCTTTGTCACCCCGGTACTGACCCAACAGATTGTTGACAAAGGCATACGCGGGCAAAACATACACCTGGTATGGCTGATCTGTATAGGCCAGCTGCTGCTGTTCCTGGGCCGTATGGTCATGGATTTCGTACGGGCGCGGGTGTTATTCCGGGCAGGTACGCTGATCAGTATCCAGCTGCTGAAAGACTTCCTGCTGAAACTGATGCGGCTACCGCTGTCTTTCTTCGACAACCGCCATGCGGGCGATAATATGCAGCGGGTGAGCGACAACCAGCGGATGGAAGATTTCCTGACTACGTCGCTGGTAACGCTGGTATTGTCTGTTATTACGATACTGGTCCTGGGCGGTACGTTGTTGTATTACAACAGCTGGATCTTCCTCCTCTTCCTGGTGGGTGCAGCGGCAGGTATCGGGTGGGCCAATGCCTTCCAGGAGCAACGACGCGTGCTGGATCAAAAGAAATTCAAGCTGCTGGCGGCTAATCAACATATTCTGCTGGAGATCTTTTCTGCGATGCAGGAAATCAAAATCAGCGGTACCGAACAAATCAAAAGTGCGCATTGGGAGCAGCTGCAGGAGAAGTCTGCCGGCCTGAAACTGGAAAGCTTGCGCATGGACCAGTTCATACAGGGCACCGGTGCATTTATCAATGAATTCAAAAATGTGCTGATTACCTGTCTGGCGGCAACGCTGGTCATCAACGGACAAATAACACTGGGCGCCATGCTGGCCATTACATTTATATGCGGACAACTGAATGCACCGGTGCTGCAGCTGGCAGATTTTATCCGCATTGCGCAGAATGCCCGTTTCAGTTTACAGCGACTGGCAGAAGTACACCAGGAGCCGGATGAAGATGCGCCTAACGCGCCGCCGGCGGTATTGTCGGCCATTACCGGTAAAGACATCCGCCTGGAAAATGTATCGTTTCAGTATGGCCATGCGCATTCACCGATGGTATTGAATAATATTCACCTCACCTTACCCGCCGGAAAAATCACAGCTATTGTAGGTATGAGCGGTGGTGGTAAAACCACGCTGATCAAGTTACTGTTGAAATTCTATCAACCGGTGGCTGGCAACATCTACCTGGGTAATACTCCTTTCAGTGAGTTATCCGCTAAATCGTGGCGCAGCCACTGCGGCGTGGTGATGCAGGATGGGTATGTGTTTATGGATACCATTGCCAACAACATCTTTGCCGGTGCAGCGGAAAGAGATTACGAACGGTTATATGAAGCCGGTAAGATGGCCTGCATCCACGACTTCTTTCTATCGATGCCTTTCGGTTATGATACCATGGTAGGTAAAGATGGATATGGCCTCAGTGAAGGGCAGACCCAGCGACTGCTGATTGCCCGGCTGATCTATCGCAATCCGGCATTTATCTTTTTGGATGAAGCTACCAATTCCCTGGATGCCCACAACGAACGAGCCATCATAGAAAACCTGGATCGCTTCTTCCCGGGCAAAACGGTGCTGGTGGTAGCACACAGGCTGAGTACCGTCAAACATGCCGATCAGATTATTGTGATGCACCAGGGCAGTATTGTAGAAAGCGGCACGCACCAGGAACTGATCCGCCAGGAAAGCACGTATTATCACCTGATCAAAAACCAACTGGAACTGGGCAAGTAATACCCGGTTCCGTTAATCCGACACATATGCCACTACAAGTTTTTCCATATGCGTTTACCCGTTATGCAGGCGCTCCGCACCAGGATTTCCAGGCATTGCAGCTGCATGGCATCTCACGGCAATCGCAGCTGCGGCAATGGCTGGCAGCTACACTGCAACATAGCCGGGATACCCTGGAGCATACGTTATTTGAAGTGATCCGGCAACAGGAAGATGATCAGGTGCGTAAACAACTGATCCGCCTGAAAAAAGATATCACTGCCGGTAAAACGATCGCACAGGATTATCAGCTGCCACCGCAGGCTATCATTCCACCTGACTTCCCCGCACAATTACAACGTTACCAGCAATTACATAGCCGTACACGCCTGCTGCAAACTACCTGGCAGTATTATTATGCCCAACGGCTGCTGCAACACAGGCAACAGTTACAACAGCTGGCAGGCAATGAACAACTGCAGCAGGGTTTACTGCTCTCCAGTCCTACCCTGTATGAACAGTTGCCAGCTTTCCTTGCCGCAGACCCGGCAGGATTCCGGCACAAAGAACAAAAAAATGAGTATAGCCTGCTCCGTTACCTGACCCGGATGGCGTTTAAAACATCACCTTTCAGTACGTTTACGTATACCGGTATTACTGCGGTGACGGCGGCATGCCAGGCTATCACCCTGCACACTACTGCTCCCGTGAGCAGCGGCATCCGGCTGAACAACGGATTATTTTCCTATCTGCAGTCTTTACTGATTCAACATCCTGTGTTGAATGAAATGTTATACATCCGGCTCAACAATACCTGGACGATCCGCGACGGACAATTACATTTTCTGGTCAATTATTTTAATATAGAATCCTTCCAGCGCATGCGGGCCGGTAGTATTACCGAATGGCTGACCACCTTCCTGACACAACAACCGGCCACCATCACACTGGGTGCCTTAACAGATCAGCTGTTAACCGCGACGGCGGATGCAGACAGGAATGGCGTGAAAGCCTTCTTGCTGCAGCTGGTCACGGCAGGATTTCTGGAAGCCGGTACCGGATGCTCCGGCATTAATCCGGATTGGGATATCGCCCTCACCAACTTCCTGGCGCAGCAACTGACCGCCCATCCGGCCGCTGCCCCACTGCATCAGTTACTCGTGCAACTACATACTGCCCGGCAGCAATTTGCCGCTGCAGATGCAGCGACACGCAATAACCTGTTAACAGCAGCCGCAGAAGCGTTGAACAGCACTTTACATACCCTGCACACGGAAGCCGGTTTACCACCTGCTACCACTGCATTCCATGAAATGCTGCAACAAAACATTGTAGAAAAACACAGGCAGTCTGGTACTTTCGAAGTGAATACATTCGTACCCCGGCATTTTCCGGCCACAGGTCTTTTTTATGAAGATACCAGCACTAGCGGTATATCCCAGCTGCCACTGACAGCGGTGCAGGACTTCACGACAAAAACAGATCGTTTATGCGAAGCCTTGCGCCCACTGGATTTTCTGCAACCGGAAAGAGACCGCATGCGCGATTTCTTCCGGCAACACTACCCGCCAGGGCATCGCGAAAACGTCACGGATTTTTATCACACCTACTATCTGCATGAAAAAAAACAAGCCACTGATCCTGCTAAAGAACAACGGGCCAGCCGGCAAGCCATATCACCTGCGTTACAGGAAATCCTGCAGCAACGCATACGTATACACGCAGTGGATGCCCGGCATATCCGGTTGGAAGCACTGACAACAGCCACCTCACAGCCGGGCAGTATGGCCATGTTCGTACAATTCTTTCAAGACACCACCACACCTGCCGACAGTATCTCCGGTGTCATCAATAATTTGTTACCCGGGCTGGGTAAGGTAGCAGGCCGTTTTCTCGATCGCTTCGATCCCGCAGTAACGCAACTGTTCAATGAGTGGAACCGGCAACTGCATCCTGGCTATCTGCTGATGGAACTCAGCGATGGCTCCAGTTTCAACGCCAACATCCACCCACCCCTGCTGCCTTTTGAGAGCTGTATGCCGGGCGGTTATAACAACTATCCCGCCGGGCAGCAATTATCGCTGCAGGAGATACAGGTGCAGTATGATGATACCAGCGGACAACTGCAGCTGGTACATCGCCCCAGCCAGCAACCGGTATATGCATTTGATCTTTGCCTGCAGGCATTCTCTATGCGGTCTAATTTTTATCGCCTGCTGGCGCATTTCAACCCGGCCTTTCATATTCCCCTGCGGCAATTTATAGGCACGGTGGATGCACAGCACCGAACGGCATTTCCTGCTACGCAGCAGGAAGTGGTCGTATTTCCCCGGATTACATTTGAAACCACCGTTGTTATCCGACGCATGGGATGGCTGGTCAATAGCCAGGTTTTACGGCCATTATCTGCCAGCGAAAGTGAAGCTGATTATTTACTGCGACTGCATACCTGGCGACAGGCGGCAGGTATTCCGGAACATATTTTCCTGTTCCTCCGCACGCGGTATACCACACAAACCCCGGCACAAAAAAGTGAACTGCGTCCGGATGACTACAAACCACAGTATATTCATTTTCACAATCCGCTGCTGGTGATCCTTTTTAGAAAACTGTTATCCCGTGCAGGCGACCAGGTATATCTGGAAGAAATGTTGCCACACCTACAGTACCTGGAACAACAGGAACAGCAGCCACCTGTAACAGAACATTTGCTGCACTGGTATAAATCCTGAGTTATGAACACCCATTGGTTATCTGCCCACTTGTTTTACAACGGTAATCTAAACCTGCTCCTGCAGCAACTGGTATCTCCTTTTCTGCAGGAAGCACAACCCCTGCTGCGGCCGGACATGCCTTACTTTTTTATCCGGTATAACGAAGGCGGTCCGCATATCCGCCTACGCCTGCAGGTATCTCCCCACAGGGAATATGCGGTAAAAGATATGCTGGCGCAATATGTCCGCACATTTACCGTCCCCGATCCGGACATAGCAGCGCCGGTGTTATCTTATATAGATTATATTCCGGAGACAGACCGTTATGGAGATGCCCGTACCTTACCCCTGGCCGAAGAAATATTTTATTTATCATCGGCGGTCATACGGCAATGGATAGACGAAAAACAAACCTGGGATTATCACCTGGCATTCAGCAGCGCCCTGCAATTACATACCTGTTTCTTTTATGCGCTGCAGGGCGGTTATGGCACCTTCCAAAGGATCTGTGAAGGTTTCATCGCGGGCTGGCTCCCACGGCTATACGATCCCGCCCGCCCGGAAGCAGTACAACAAATGGAGTTAACTGCCCAGATGGAAAGCAGGTATGAACAATACAAAGCTGTGCTGCAACCAGCTATCCTCGCTTCCTGGGAAGCCTTGCAGCAAAAACAGGCCGATGTGCTGCTGCAAACATTCACGATGCGACTGACATGCATATTCCAGCGCTACCGCAAACTGATTACACAACCGGCACAACTGGAACAGATCGCCCGCAGCCTGCTGCATATGACCCACAACCGGCTGGGCATTGCCAATATGGATGAAGCCTATATCATGTATCTCACCCTAAAAAGTATGGCACCTGTTTATGATGACTCAGGCCTCTCTCCGTCAACAAATTGAAGCTGCTGTACTGGAAATAGCGGATCAATTAACTGCCAGCGCTTTGGAAGATGATAAAGGCGTATACTGGCAAAGTCCCCGGCTGGACAAATTCACGCCGGCAGGAGAACACATCAGTCTGTTCAACGGCAGTGCAGGCATCATCCTGTTTTATCTGTATCTATACGAATGTAAACAGGATCCTGCACACCTGCGGATAGCCTTACGGGCAGCCGACCGCCTGCTGGCGCATCCCGATGTAATGGATCCGGTACATTATACTTTTTATACCGGCGCTACTGCTGTACCCTGGTTGTGTATACGGCTGCATGCCATTACCAGCGACGATGGATATCTACACAAGGCGCAGGCACTCATTCACCGCTACGGTGAACGCCTGCTCACACAGGTGAAACAGGCAGACCTTCTCAGTGGCCACGCCGGTAACCTGCTGGCCCTGACACACCTGTACGCCTATACGCAAAATAGTTATTACCTGTCCTGGATCCATCGCATCGCCGATGTCCTCATAGATACCGCCCGTATTGCCCCGGCCGGCCTGAAATGGGACCCGATGAAACATGCCTCCGATTCGCTCACCGGATTCTCCCATGGCGCCGGCGGCATTGCTTTTGCCTGGCTGCAGGCAGGTACCTATTGTAACAACGAGGGCTGGTTATACCTCGCCAAAGAAGCACTTACCTATGAGATGACGTATTACGATATACCCCGCAACAACTGGATGGATCTGCGTATTGGCCCTTCGCGACTGCAGGCCTTACAGGAAGCCTATCAGCAACAACTGCTGTCCTGGAAAACCACGCTGTTTTATCCGACGATGACTGATCTCAATACCTGGGCACATGGCGCCGCGGGATCAGGGCAAACCAGATTATATGCCTACCAGCTGACGGGTGATCCGGTGTATCTCCGGCAGGCCTTAGCCGTTATCAGGCGTTGCAGCCACGATAATGCCCTGCTGAAACGGGGCGACTTTACGTTATGCAGCGGCTATGGCGGCATTGTAGCAGTCTTGTTGCAGGGAGCAGCAGTACTGGATATGCCAGGCTTACAGGAAGAAGCACAGCAAACGGCATTGCGCGCGATTCAATATTATCACACACACGGCACCTATAATCCGCACCGGCCAGCGGATGCGAAAGACCCCGGCTTATTTTCCGGCCTCGCAGGTGTTGGGTACCTGTTACTCAGTACCTTGTTTCCGCCGGGAGCCCAATCCATATTACATCCCACTGTTAGTGGCCAACACGCTTTACCTCTGGATGAAAAGTATACCACCTCCGCCGTGAAACAACGATTGTTTAGTCGTTATTATCCGCAAACCATTGCTTTGTTGACAGCACAAGGAGCGCTTTCGCATGCTGCTATCAGCGAACCGACAGATATAACAGGCTTTACACAGCTGCTTATGGCGAAAATCACAGCTGCTACGGATCGCTATACGCAACAGGTATTTCAGGCGGAAAAAGCCGCCACGGAGTTATGGCAGCAACACAAAGGATGGCTGTATGCCCATCAGCATTACCTGCTGCAACAACCACTGATAGCAAAAGTATTATCTGCGGACAACAGTTTCCTGCTGACGCAGCGGATCATAACAGCCACGCATACACGCATATGGGAAACACCGGACACCAATACGGCCACACCTCCTTATCAGCTGGCCCGCTGCAATGATGTGGATCTTACCATTACACCTGCCGGTAAATTAACCGCCTTGCTGATCCCCCGCCTGCAAACAGCACATACCGTATCGGACTTACTCTCACAACTGATCACAGCATATTTCTCCGATATACCCGCCACCGAAGTAGCTGCCATACAAACAGCGCTGCTGGCACAAATAAAAGAATTACTTAAAAGCGGGCACCTGTTACTGACACCATAGGATATCCACTTACAACATGCCACTATGGCTACTATAAGCTGATAAATGTATCATCCTGCGTAAGGGTAAATAACACCATATCCCGACAACATCCAATCGCCATCATACACAATGACTATCTCCCATAAATAAAACGGGGAGGTACCCATGTACCTCCCCGTGTCCCTTATTCTATATTACGAAGCACTATTGACATACTGGTCCTGTGCAAGGATGTTCATCATCCGTAGGTTCAGTATGCGTAGGATGAGAAGCGCCTGCCAGGCCACCAGCCAGGCGTTTGTTCATTTCGCTGTCGAGGCTGGTTACGAAGCTTTCAATTTTTAAATCTTCCAGGTTCAGTTTTAAAGTGTTTTTTTCCATAAAATAGTTATTGAAAAGATTAAAGCCTACTCTTATAGGGTTTCAGCATTTCCCCGGATTGCAATCCTTATAAAGATACAAAAATGAAACATTGTTGCAAATATTTTCAGCGATTAATTTCCTCTTTTTTTATATTTTTTTATCAGGAAATCATCACCCGATCAATCCTCACAAACGTACACCTACAAAAGCTTTGAAGTTGAGTGGTGTACCATCTATATAGTAAGTAGTTTTAACATCCGGAAACACAGAGCCTACCAATACATCCCCGCTGGAGAAATATTTTTTATCGGTCAGGTTATCGGCCACCACACGTACATACCACTTAGTCGCATCGTATACAACTCCCGCATCCCATTTCGTATAGCCGGGCAGGTAAGTACCGGGTGTATAGGTTGCCGGCTTTACTACCGTCGTTTGTCCTACGCTCAGACGCAGCCGGTCGGAAGCATTTACTGGAATACTATATTGCAGCCAGGTATTCACTTGCTGTTGCGGCACAAAAGCCATGGGAAT
Coding sequences within:
- a CDS encoding pinensin family lanthipeptide gives rise to the protein MEKNTLKLNLEDLKIESFVTSLDSEMNKRLAGGLAGASHPTHTEPTDDEHPCTGPVCQ
- a CDS encoding NACHT domain-containing protein; protein product: MEISIITSSVALIKDITTELTRFYKFTEAEVSSFFESGIKKYLESHLQKYLFTKTFLFRDRPIYFFDIYFPLQLSARKLFGGIQDDIGALIINNKYLSITGGAGCGKTMLMRFFFLNAYSNFLRIPIFIEFRNFSFINEGFQDYIFKIILENKISPNDKIMERLLQEGKFIFLLDGYDELDYRKKSIITSEINSFIDRYHNNNFIISSRPEANVESIPRFITYNIEPLSNDSIISFIDVQRKNFHDATLLDKIKTNIEEIKSSEIVVFLKNPLLLSMFILTYEYYPELPKTKSRFYFNVSDTLFTRHDAIKGGGFQHEKKSGLQREEIEEVLKWLSLLAFIENKFSFELQDLTSILLKIQKLKNLSFKVDDLIYDLVVSINIILLDGAIYSFPHRSQQEYYVALLLSQESVEFKESFYKHNLNTLSGSDLSNFWLLCIELDKESFYSMYVIEEMHQFLKIISYGGDVMYVAMQLMKYLDIGFSYIENIENGEMVFESMTTTGNVFKELASFVVGINLNVILYRFAPSAANPIVRSLINKADSDTRIKSEPKINDHEERIVKRIYMSYLEEGDFRNYLAQSRLPQKIGSFCDKLNSKILEIEKEIADLKAKKIGLLNI
- a CDS encoding thiopeptide-type bacteriocin biosynthesis protein; translated protein: MNTHWLSAHLFYNGNLNLLLQQLVSPFLQEAQPLLRPDMPYFFIRYNEGGPHIRLRLQVSPHREYAVKDMLAQYVRTFTVPDPDIAAPVLSYIDYIPETDRYGDARTLPLAEEIFYLSSAVIRQWIDEKQTWDYHLAFSSALQLHTCFFYALQGGYGTFQRICEGFIAGWLPRLYDPARPEAVQQMELTAQMESRYEQYKAVLQPAILASWEALQQKQADVLLQTFTMRLTCIFQRYRKLITQPAQLEQIARSLLHMTHNRLGIANMDEAYIMYLTLKSMAPVYDDSGLSPSTN
- a CDS encoding lantibiotic dehydratase family protein, with the protein product MPLQVFPYAFTRYAGAPHQDFQALQLHGISRQSQLRQWLAATLQHSRDTLEHTLFEVIRQQEDDQVRKQLIRLKKDITAGKTIAQDYQLPPQAIIPPDFPAQLQRYQQLHSRTRLLQTTWQYYYAQRLLQHRQQLQQLAGNEQLQQGLLLSSPTLYEQLPAFLAADPAGFRHKEQKNEYSLLRYLTRMAFKTSPFSTFTYTGITAVTAACQAITLHTTAPVSSGIRLNNGLFSYLQSLLIQHPVLNEMLYIRLNNTWTIRDGQLHFLVNYFNIESFQRMRAGSITEWLTTFLTQQPATITLGALTDQLLTATADADRNGVKAFLLQLVTAGFLEAGTGCSGINPDWDIALTNFLAQQLTAHPAAAPLHQLLVQLHTARQQFAAADAATRNNLLTAAAEALNSTLHTLHTEAGLPPATTAFHEMLQQNIVEKHRQSGTFEVNTFVPRHFPATGLFYEDTSTSGISQLPLTAVQDFTTKTDRLCEALRPLDFLQPERDRMRDFFRQHYPPGHRENVTDFYHTYYLHEKKQATDPAKEQRASRQAISPALQEILQQRIRIHAVDARHIRLEALTTATSQPGSMAMFVQFFQDTTTPADSISGVINNLLPGLGKVAGRFLDRFDPAVTQLFNEWNRQLHPGYLLMELSDGSSFNANIHPPLLPFESCMPGGYNNYPAGQQLSLQEIQVQYDDTSGQLQLVHRPSQQPVYAFDLCLQAFSMRSNFYRLLAHFNPAFHIPLRQFIGTVDAQHRTAFPATQQEVVVFPRITFETTVVIRRMGWLVNSQVLRPLSASESEADYLLRLHTWRQAAGIPEHIFLFLRTRYTTQTPAQKSELRPDDYKPQYIHFHNPLLVILFRKLLSRAGDQVYLEEMLPHLQYLEQQEQQPPVTEHLLHWYKS
- a CDS encoding lanthionine synthetase LanC family protein — translated: MMTQASLRQQIEAAVLEIADQLTASALEDDKGVYWQSPRLDKFTPAGEHISLFNGSAGIILFYLYLYECKQDPAHLRIALRAADRLLAHPDVMDPVHYTFYTGATAVPWLCIRLHAITSDDGYLHKAQALIHRYGERLLTQVKQADLLSGHAGNLLALTHLYAYTQNSYYLSWIHRIADVLIDTARIAPAGLKWDPMKHASDSLTGFSHGAGGIAFAWLQAGTYCNNEGWLYLAKEALTYEMTYYDIPRNNWMDLRIGPSRLQALQEAYQQQLLSWKTTLFYPTMTDLNTWAHGAAGSGQTRLYAYQLTGDPVYLRQALAVIRRCSHDNALLKRGDFTLCSGYGGIVAVLLQGAAVLDMPGLQEEAQQTALRAIQYYHTHGTYNPHRPADAKDPGLFSGLAGVGYLLLSTLFPPGAQSILHPTVSGQHALPLDEKYTTSAVKQRLFSRYYPQTIALLTAQGALSHAAISEPTDITGFTQLLMAKITAATDRYTQQVFQAEKAATELWQQHKGWLYAHQHYLLQQPLIAKVLSADNSFLLTQRIITATHTRIWETPDTNTATPPYQLARCNDVDLTITPAGKLTALLIPRLQTAHTVSDLLSQLITAYFSDIPATEVAAIQTALLAQIKELLKSGHLLLTP
- a CDS encoding peptidase domain-containing ABC transporter is translated as MFQKSTLRKSFPFHKQSDAMDCGPTCLKMIAAYYGKVFSLQHLRNISKLTRQGVTFADLIATAEILGFKTLSAALPLEVLATKAPLPCILHWEQQHFVVLYRITNTHAYLADPALGRRSKKTLAELTAGWEQEPHSATGRALFLEPTAAFYEQTAAPGSNTSLWSLLPYLRLHKGKVMPVAASLLLAGFFSFVTPVLTQQIVDKGIRGQNIHLVWLICIGQLLLFLGRMVMDFVRARVLFRAGTLISIQLLKDFLLKLMRLPLSFFDNRHAGDNMQRVSDNQRMEDFLTTSLVTLVLSVITILVLGGTLLYYNSWIFLLFLVGAAAGIGWANAFQEQRRVLDQKKFKLLAANQHILLEIFSAMQEIKISGTEQIKSAHWEQLQEKSAGLKLESLRMDQFIQGTGAFINEFKNVLITCLAATLVINGQITLGAMLAITFICGQLNAPVLQLADFIRIAQNARFSLQRLAEVHQEPDEDAPNAPPAVLSAITGKDIRLENVSFQYGHAHSPMVLNNIHLTLPAGKITAIVGMSGGGKTTLIKLLLKFYQPVAGNIYLGNTPFSELSAKSWRSHCGVVMQDGYVFMDTIANNIFAGAAERDYERLYEAGKMACIHDFFLSMPFGYDTMVGKDGYGLSEGQTQRLLIARLIYRNPAFIFLDEATNSLDAHNERAIIENLDRFFPGKTVLVVAHRLSTVKHADQIIVMHQGSIVESGTHQELIRQESTYYHLIKNQLELGK